In Mucilaginibacter auburnensis, the genomic stretch ATTTGCTTAATGTAAGGATAAACACCAGGGCGGATATTGAAAAAGGTACTACTGCGACCGTTATTGGCGAGATAAGCCACAATGATGAACAGAAGAACCTGGTTGTAACGAAGAATTCAAGAACTATAATCTCAGAACAATTCAGAAGTTTAAGAACCAACCTTCAGTATGCTTTAGACTCGTCTAAACCAAATGTGCTGTTGTTTACATCAAGTATGAGTGGCGAGGGAAAAAGCTTTTTAACCCTCAACCTTGGTAGTGCAATAGCCCTTACCGGTAAAAAGGTTGTGTTCCTGGAGCTTGACCTTCGTAAGCCAAAGTTGTCTGAGAATATGGATACAGACCACAATAATGGTTTCACAAATTATGTAGTTTCTTCATCAACAGATCTAAGCTCAATACTTAAGCAGACATCATTTGATGAAAATTGTTATCTGATATCGTCAGGACCTATTCCGCCGAATCCTTCAGAGTTGCTGATCAGCAAAAAACTTGAAGATATGATCAATGAATTAAAGAAAACCTTTGATTTCATTATTATTGACTGTGCTCCGGTAGGCTTGGTAACAGATGCTATGCTGTTGGAAAAATATGCCGACATGACATTCTACATCGTAAGGCAGGATTACACCTTCAAATCACAACTGAGCATTATTAATGACCTGAAGGTTAATAAAAAGGCTAAAAACGTATATGTAGTAGTGAACGATATAAAATCTGAAAAAGGTGGTTATGGTTATGGCTACGGCTATGGTTACGGCTACGGCTATGGTTACGGCTATGGTTACGGCTATGGTAACTATGGTGGCTACGTTGAAGAGACCAAGAAGAAAAAGAAATTCCCTTGGTTTAAGAAGTAGTTTTACCGGGTTTTCTAAAAGCTAACACCCGAAGCTAAGCTGTGAATGGCTGTGATAGTGATTTGAGTTATCAATCCAGGGCCTCGCTTAATTTGTTCGCGTTTATTTCATAGTGATATAAAATATGCGGTTAACTGCTTTGAAGATTAGAACTACTACGCTTTAAGCATAAAAGGCAAAAAAAGCAACAGCAGGTTTTAAGGCATGCTATGCAATGAGGTTTTGACCTTATTGCTAACGATAATAATGTAAAAACTATGTTTTGGCATATGGATAACTTTGCAAAATAGCAATGGATTTTAGAAAGGACATACAAGGACTTAGAGCTTTAGCATTTTTATCTGTATTTATTTTTCACCTGAATTCGGCATGGTTGCCAGGCGGCTTTATTGGCGTTGATGTTTTTTTTGTGATCTCAGGCTATTTAATTACGTCAATTATCCTACACCAAAGATCAAAAGGAACATTTAGCTTTTCATCTTTTTACACCAAACGCGCCAAAAGAATTGTGCCTGCACAATATATAATGTTGCTGATAGTCGCGTTGGCCAGTTTTAACATTTACCTGTACGCAGATATGGGGAGTTTGCGAAGATGGTTGCTAAGCTCGGCACTTTACTTCTCTAATATTATTTTCGCTACCAGCGATAACTACTTTGGAGCCAAAGCAACGCAAAATCCGGTATTGCATACGTGGTCTTTATCTATTGAGATGCAATTTTATTTTTTGCTGCCGCTGCTTTTGGTCTATGTAAAGGAAAAATATTTAAAAAGCGTTGTTATTGCGCTTATTGTAATGTTTACCGCATACGGTTGCTACGAGATATTTATAGCCGAAAAGCAGCAGGAAGCTTACTTCTCTTTGTTTACCCGTATTCCGGAGTTTTTGATAGGCAGTATATTTAGCATCTATTTTAGAAACAAAAGTTTAGGAAAGCTGAGCTTTGCGGGCAGCTTAACGGGTATTATACTGATAGTATTAAGTGCCGTTTTTGTGAGTGAATCATCACCCTTTCCCGGTGTTTTAGCTTTAGTGCCTTGTTTAGGTGCCGGATTATTACTGGTTTCTGCTGAAAATCCTCTAACAAAAATTTTCTCAAACAAGGTGTCTTTTTACATCGGTGAGTTGTCATATTCTTTGTATTTATGGCACTGGCCAGTAATGGCATTGCTTAGATATAATAACGACAGTTATAATTTCTCTGCAACAGAAGTTATAATGGTGACGTTTTTAACCGCTTTATTAAGTTGGTTATCGTTCAATTTTGTAGAGAATTTTTTCAAGGAGAAGAAAACAGGGTTTGCAAAATACTTTGCACCTGTAGCAATGTTAGTTCTGGTCTTTTCTTTTTTATTACCTAAAGCGTCAGCTTTC encodes the following:
- a CDS encoding acyltransferase family protein yields the protein MDFRKDIQGLRALAFLSVFIFHLNSAWLPGGFIGVDVFFVISGYLITSIILHQRSKGTFSFSSFYTKRAKRIVPAQYIMLLIVALASFNIYLYADMGSLRRWLLSSALYFSNIIFATSDNYFGAKATQNPVLHTWSLSIEMQFYFLLPLLLVYVKEKYLKSVVIALIVMFTAYGCYEIFIAEKQQEAYFSLFTRIPEFLIGSIFSIYFRNKSLGKLSFAGSLTGIILIVLSAVFVSESSPFPGVLALVPCLGAGLLLVSAENPLTKIFSNKVSFYIGELSYSLYLWHWPVMALLRYNNDSYNFSATEVIMVTFLTALLSWLSFNFVENFFKEKKTGFAKYFAPVAMLVLVFSFLLPKASAFKKLPDAFVNYSFFGDKSNITLEKAPAVEKLGDPTKDDKVLFIGDSNGGALKAFLDYMGKHDGFSFLTMNTHTYPPIFGLKKSDTKDDLINPNQNAALDKALLSAEFLKKYVNESKIIIIVAARYDRIASEVEGIKQMANNLGKDKKLIIIKSFPKVEGDINPIKVNKGIVKSSAKELKLYSYKLPNAIQELPVKHSNVFIYDISKSKIFNNGPYYNDTVTYYDGGHINYYGQIALAKDLKDDFSRFFKQIQAK